A region from the Paenarthrobacter aurescens genome encodes:
- a CDS encoding YihY/virulence factor BrkB family protein, translated as MTTQDSAHTSTAKAQTAPSPEDSRKPDSPNDLVKPTWMYIAKRTLREFTKDQCPDAAAGLTYYAVLSLFPALLALVSLIGIFGDAGKTTTALLDIVQQFAPGPGVDAMRQPIEELTQSNAAGFTLIIGILVALWSASGYTTAFSRAMNRVYEVDEGRGFVKLRGTMLAVTVVAVVGAALAAAMLVLSGPVAEAIGGAIGLSETALTVWNIAKWPVLIIIVVAIIAVLYYFTPNVKQPKFRWMSMGSLIALVIFALASLGFGFYVANFSNYNKTYGALAGVIIMLLWLWILNMSLLFGAEFDAEMERGRQLQGGIEAEESIQLPPRDTKKSDKMQEKEEEVIKDGEEIRENHGAGAEQEDRGDRRSGR; from the coding sequence ATGACTACACAAGACTCAGCCCACACCAGCACAGCCAAAGCGCAGACCGCCCCTTCCCCGGAAGACTCGCGTAAGCCGGACAGTCCAAATGATCTGGTCAAGCCTACGTGGATGTACATCGCCAAGCGGACTCTGCGCGAATTTACCAAGGACCAGTGCCCGGACGCCGCCGCCGGCCTGACCTACTACGCCGTGCTCTCCCTGTTTCCAGCCCTTCTGGCGCTGGTTTCCCTGATCGGTATCTTCGGCGATGCCGGAAAAACCACCACCGCCCTTCTGGACATAGTCCAGCAGTTCGCGCCCGGACCGGGTGTGGATGCCATGCGGCAGCCCATTGAGGAACTGACGCAGTCCAACGCCGCCGGATTCACGCTGATCATCGGTATTCTCGTGGCACTGTGGTCCGCCTCCGGCTACACCACGGCCTTCAGCCGGGCCATGAACAGGGTCTACGAAGTTGATGAGGGCCGCGGATTCGTCAAGCTGCGGGGCACCATGCTCGCCGTCACCGTAGTGGCAGTGGTGGGCGCAGCACTCGCCGCAGCCATGCTGGTCCTGAGCGGGCCGGTGGCTGAGGCCATCGGAGGTGCTATCGGATTGTCGGAGACCGCCCTCACCGTTTGGAACATCGCCAAGTGGCCGGTCCTCATCATCATCGTTGTCGCAATCATCGCTGTGCTCTATTACTTCACCCCCAACGTGAAGCAGCCAAAGTTCCGTTGGATGAGCATGGGTTCGTTGATTGCCCTGGTGATTTTCGCCCTGGCATCTCTGGGCTTTGGCTTCTACGTGGCCAACTTCAGCAACTACAACAAGACCTATGGCGCCCTGGCCGGCGTGATCATCATGCTGCTGTGGCTCTGGATCCTGAACATGTCCCTCCTGTTTGGTGCGGAGTTCGACGCCGAGATGGAACGTGGACGCCAACTTCAGGGCGGCATCGAGGCCGAAGAGAGCATCCAGCTGCCGCCTCGCGATACCAAGAAGAGCGACAAGATGCAGGAGAAGGAAGAGGAAGTCATTAAGGACGGCGAAGAAATCCGTGAGAACCACGGTGCCGGGGCCGAGCAGGAAGATCGTGGAGATCGCCGCAGTGGCCGCTGA
- a CDS encoding ROK family transcriptional regulator produces MDHGQWKSKRFFEEAGRSMPVNDQAAPGRVGDVRRRNLSLVMDSIARTGDAKPSRAQLAAGTGLTKAAVSSLVADLVESGLVSEVGLYRDGERGRPGQGLELSSRRGVVGMEINVDYLAVGLVDLGGNLRFHSTVESRNRGLAPEKVMERLAGLAAEAIAAAAAADISILGGGLAVPGLVDEQRNLVLSAPNLHWEHEELNPRALLEGAPLGVRLSNEANSAALGELWYGHGQPDFLYVSGEVGVGGGVIIGSELYTGPGGSAGELGHIVVHPDGPSCSCGGTGCLETFAGQEAIFEAAGIPEGSLGVRTQLLLAALAAGEPQATQAVHDAGRYLGVALASSARLMDIEAVVLGGHFAVLAEWLRPALLGSLARYAPGLLHPENLTVSSLEHSGTLLGAAGQVIRSVIESPFEFLLASKLA; encoded by the coding sequence ATGGATCATGGTCAATGGAAGTCGAAAAGATTTTTCGAAGAAGCAGGGAGGTCCATGCCAGTGAACGATCAAGCCGCGCCCGGGCGCGTAGGCGACGTCCGCCGTCGGAATCTTTCCCTGGTGATGGACTCCATCGCGCGGACCGGTGATGCCAAACCCAGCCGTGCGCAATTGGCCGCGGGAACGGGTCTTACCAAAGCTGCGGTCTCCAGCCTGGTTGCCGATCTTGTGGAGTCCGGGCTGGTCTCCGAGGTTGGCCTCTACCGCGATGGCGAGCGGGGGCGCCCCGGACAGGGCCTGGAACTGAGCTCGCGTCGTGGTGTGGTGGGCATGGAAATCAACGTGGACTACCTGGCAGTTGGCCTTGTGGACCTGGGCGGCAACCTCCGCTTCCACTCCACCGTTGAATCGCGCAACAGGGGGCTTGCGCCCGAAAAGGTCATGGAACGCTTGGCCGGCCTGGCAGCCGAGGCCATCGCCGCGGCGGCTGCAGCGGACATTTCCATTCTGGGCGGCGGACTGGCGGTGCCGGGGCTCGTGGATGAGCAGCGCAACCTTGTCCTTTCCGCGCCTAACCTGCACTGGGAGCATGAGGAGCTGAATCCCCGGGCCCTGCTCGAAGGCGCCCCGCTTGGCGTCAGGTTGTCCAACGAGGCAAACAGTGCCGCACTCGGAGAGCTTTGGTACGGCCATGGGCAACCCGATTTCCTCTATGTTTCAGGGGAGGTTGGAGTGGGCGGGGGTGTCATTATCGGCTCGGAGCTTTATACCGGGCCGGGTGGCTCTGCGGGCGAACTCGGCCACATCGTTGTCCATCCGGACGGGCCGTCCTGCTCCTGCGGGGGCACTGGCTGCCTGGAAACCTTTGCCGGCCAGGAGGCCATTTTCGAGGCAGCCGGCATCCCTGAGGGCTCGCTCGGAGTGCGCACGCAGTTGCTCCTGGCGGCGCTGGCGGCCGGGGAGCCGCAGGCTACTCAGGCAGTTCACGACGCCGGGAGGTACTTGGGCGTTGCGCTCGCCTCTTCTGCCCGGTTGATGGATATTGAAGCCGTTGTACTTGGCGGACACTTTGCCGTGCTGGCGGAATGGCTCCGGCCCGCCCTGCTGGGCAGTTTGGCGCGTTACGCCCCTGGTTTGCTGCATCCGGAGAATCTGACGGTGTCCAGCCTGGAGCATTCCGGAACGCTTCTCGGCGCTGCGGGCCAAGTGATCCGGTCCGTGATTGAGTCGCCATTCGAGTTCCTGCTGGCCAGTAAGCTGGCCTGA